In Acidimicrobiales bacterium, the sequence CTCAAAGCCATGACCGCCCATCCCCAATACCGCGCGCCGCGGCGTAGATGGCGAGCTGGCGGCTCGTCCGGTCGCTCGGCACGGCTCGCGGGATCCGGCGGGCGGTCATTGGAACACTCGCTCCTCGTCGGGGAGGCGAAGGAGCACTCCGGCCCAGACCCAGCAGAGGCCGACCGAGAGGAGGCCGAGCACGACCAACACCTGCCCGAAGGTCGTCTGGTAGGCGGCGCGACCGGTGCCGATGCTCATCCCGGCCAGCGCCATGCCGCACGGCACCAGCAGGACGAACCGACGGGCGAAGCGGACACCCGCCTGCTTCGCCACGGCGTCCTTGCGGCCCTGCACGTCGATCACCCGGTCGCGGGCCAGGGCCTCGAGGCGCCGGTCGAGGTCGGCACCGCCCACCTCGTGGGCCACCAGCAACGTCTCGCAGGCGGAATCGGCCGTCGGATCCGCGAGCCGCGCCTTGAGCACCGCCGTCGTCCGCTCGAAGTCGGTCGACAGCACCCACTCCCGGTGCGCCGCCTCGAACGCCGGTCGCAGCTGCGACGGAGCCCGCTGGCCCGCCTCGAACAGCGCCTGCGGCACCGACCGTCCCACCGACGACGTCAGCAGCCGTATCTCCTCGATGATGTGGGGCCACGCCTCCTGCGCCGCGGTGCGGAGCGATCGTCGTCGCCCCCGCCACGCGGCGACCGGCCAGGCGGCGCCGCCCAGCGCCAGGGCGATCGCCGGTGACGGCGACCCGAAGAGCGCCAGCCCGAGGAAACCGCCGGCCAGCCCTGCCCCGACCACGGCGACGGCAAGATCCCGCACCCGCACCTCGGCGAGCCCCGCCTGCGCCATCCAGTCGCGCAGGCGGGCCACCCGCGCCTGCCACGATCCCGATCCCGACGGACGCGACGCGGCGCCGCCGAAGCCCCGCCAGCCGAACGCGATCGAGGTGTAGATCAGGTAGGTGCCGGCCGACGCCGTGCACGCCAGGAGCAGGCCAGTCACCACGGGTCTCCTCCCGTCGCGTCGCCCAGCAACTGCCGTACGTCGTAGCCCGCCGCGGCGAGCCGGCGACCGACCCGGATCGGCACGTCGCCGCTCCACACCAGCGGCCGGTCGGCACCGCTGCGGCGGAAGACGTCGGTGACCGTGAACTGCGTCGCCTCGGGACCGCCGGCCTGGTCCTCCACCGCCACGACCTCGCTGACGATCGGCCCGGACGCCGAGCGCACGCAGTGGACCACGAGGTCGACGCTCTCGCTGACCAGGCTGTTCAGCGCGGCCAGCGGCAGCGCCGTCGACGTGTCGGACAGCTGACAGACGAAGCGCAGTCGGGTCAGCGCCTGCCGGGCCGAGGCGGCATGGATGGTCGTGTAGCCGGTGACCCCCGACGAGAGCGTCAAGAGGAGGGGCAGCGCTTCTCGATCCCGGACCTCGCCGACGATCGCCACGTCGGGCGCCATCCGCAGGAACCCGGCGACCAGACGGCGCAGGTCGACCGCCGGTCGGTTGCCGCGGGACGGGCGAGTCTGCATCTGGGCGACGTTCGGCAGCGGCACGTCGGCCTCGAACACCTCCTCCGCCACGACCACCCGCAGGGCCGGGTCGAGCAGCGCCGTGACGCAGGACAGCAACGTCGTCTTGCCCGCACCGGGCGGCCCGGCGAACACGATCGAGCATCGCGCCCGCACGCAGGCCCTGACGAAGGCGGCGACCCCGTCGCTCAACATCCCCCGCTCGACCAGCTCGCCGATGTCCTTGTAGGGGATGCCGGTGAACTTGCGGATGTTGACCAGCACATGGCCGCCCCGGGCCACGTCGCCATGGACGATGTGGACGCGGGCGCCGTCGTCGAGCTGGGCGTCCTGCAGGCCCTCCGCCGGGTCGAGCTTGCGGTGGGCGCTGTCGCTGTCGTCGAGCAGCTTGGTCAGGACGCGAGCGACGTGCGCGTCGTCGTGGAAGACCTCGTCGTGGTAGCCCGAGTTGCCGCGATGGCGGCGGACGAAGATGGACGCCGGGGCGTTGACCATCACCTCCCACACGTCGTCGTCCTCCAGCAGCGACGTGAGCGGGCCGTACCGGGCCAGGTTCCGGAACGCCCGCTCGGCCACGGCCGCCGGGTCGGGCAGGGCGAACGCCCGATGCCCACGGCGGTGCTCGTCGGCCCACCGCGACACCTCGTCGTCGATCAGCTGTCGCAGACGCCGCTCGCCGTCCGGCGCCGACACCTCCAACGAGATCTGCTTGGCCTGCTCCTGCACGGCACGCTCGATCTCCGCCAACGGCAACGGCGTCTCCACCAGCCGATCGTCGGTGCCCGCACTCATCCGGCCGTCTCCGTCGGGAGGGTGGCCCACGAGCCGAGCGAACCCGGCGGCACCGCCACAGGCCCGGCAACCGCAGCCGAGTGCTCCGACACCCGCTCCAGCACCGCTCGCACCGCGGCGGCCAGCGGCAACGTCATCGCCGGCGGGAGCCCGGCACCGTCGCGCAGCAGCTCGTCGAGCCGCCGACGCTCCGGCACGAACACCGGCGAGCTGGCCAGCTCGGCCCCGCCGAGCACACCGCTCGACAGCGCGCCCAGGGTCCGGACCAGATCCGCCCGCGCCCGCGGGTTGCGCGGCGCCCGGTTGACCAGCGGAACGATCCGACCGGGCTCGACACCCAGCTCACGCAGGTCGGCGAGCACCCGCAGCAACGAATGGACGCCGCCGATGCCGGGAACGCCCGCGGCGAGGACGACGTCGGCCGCCGTCAGGCAGCTGCGAGCCAGCACGTTGCGCTCCTCGACGTCGACCGAGCCGCACTCGGCCTCGCCCTCGACGTCGGCATCCACCTCCACCACGACCGCCCGGTACGAGCGCCGCAACCCGTCGAGCGCCGCGCCCACGGCACGAGGCCGCAGCGCCGCCCAGTCGCGCTGCCGCCGCAGCCCGAGCAGCAGGTCGTAGCCGCTCTCGGCGACGACGAAGCACGTCTGACGCACCTGGTCGGGGTCGAGATCGCCCGACCGATGCGCCTCCACCAGCTCGGACAGCCCCGGCACCACATCGCCCGCATCGTGGAGCAGGTGCTGCTGCGCGTGGAGCGCGGCGTCGGCGAGGACGACCGCTCCCCGGTCACGGGGATCCGAGGCCAGCCCCGCCGCCAGCGCCATCGCCAACGTGGACCGCCCCGTACCGCCGGCGCCGGTCAGGACGACGAGCGGGGCCCGCCACGACGGGCGGGACCCCGGCGGCTCGGCGGGCGACACCCGCAGCTCCGCGTCGTCGACCCGTTGCACCGGCCGGGCGACGGCCCGCAGCGAGGCGAGCACGTCGTCGCGCGCCGGTGCCGGCGGCAGCACCGCGGCCGCTCCGAGCTCGACCCACGACCGTCGGTTCGGCAGGTCGTCGATCACCACCACCGCACAGCCGGCCCCCGCCGCCAGGTCGAACAGGTCGCGATCGCAGCCGGACACCCCGGCGTCGATCAGGAGAGCCGAGAAGATCCGTCCCGAGCGCAGCCGGGCGTACAGCTCCTCCGTGCTCAGAACCATCAGAAAATCGACCGGGAGCGCTCCGGAGTTGGCCCAGCGCGCCACGTCGCCGAACCACGGCGCCTGCGGCCGTGCCATGCCCAGCACCACGTACTGCCCCGACGGCATCAGTCACCCTCCTCGCGAGCGGAGGCGGACGGGCTGCGGGTGAAGGTCACCTCGGCCCGCCGCACGGCGTGGATCAACGGGCTCCGGTCGGCGGCGTCGGCGAGGCCGAGCGTCACGACGATCTCGGCATCGGTCGTGAAGGAGCCGCCGGCGCCTTCGTCGAGGGCCACGACCTGGGCTCTCGACACGATCTGTGTGGTCGCCTCGTCGTCGGACGCGAACACGTCGACCCGATCGCCCGGCCTCAGCCGGCCGTCGAGCAGGCGGTCACGTGGCAGGGAGAAGGCGACCTCGACCGGCGACGTGCTCTCCCCCACCTCACCGAGCTGGGCCGTCTGGAGCAGCTCACCCTCGCCGACCGGTCCGAACGTGGAACGCCCGACCACGGCGTCGACGTCGGGGAACGCCTGGCCGGCGACGGCGGCGGGAAGGTCGAGGGCGACCAGGCGCACGTCGGACGCGGTCACCGTCTCGCCAGGGCGCAACGCCCGGCCGGCGACCACGTAGGGCTCGCCCGCATCGCCCGTCGCGCCCTGCCACGCGGCGAACGTGGCCACCCCGGAGATGGCCAGGAGCAGCGCACCCACGAGCGCCCTGCTGCTCGGCAGGACGGCACGACTCGTGGTGCGCAGGCGAGCGCGCAACCCCGCATCGTCGTCGTCGAGGAACCGTCCTCTGCCGAGGACACCTTCAGTCCGCACCATCTGTCCGCACCCACTCCGCCGTCCGCGTTCCGCACCTTCGTCGTAGTCCACCACTCAAACGAGTGGCAGCACCACAGTACGCAGTGGAATCCGGGAATGGAAGAGCCCGCAAAGGAATTGAAAATAATCTACGTCATCCGAAGGGCTCGACCTGCTCACACGGGGTGCGACCGAAGTAATCTGCGGAACTGTCGAAAGAGTTGTATCGAAAGGCGCCCAAACGACACAGCGGGCGTGTAATCTGCCGATTCGTGAACACAGACGAGGTCGGAACCGTCAGCTCAGCGAGCGTCTCCGGCGGTGACGACGACATCACGAGTGAAGTGTCCGTGGGCTCCGACGAGACCGAGTGGCTGTCGACGCAAGAAGCTGCTCGCCGGCTCGGCATCACCCCACGCACGCTGTATCGCTTCATCGACCACGGCGATCTGCCGGCGTACCGGTTCGGACGCGTGATCCGACTCCGCGCGCACGAGGTCGAAGCCTTCATCGAGAGCTCCCGCATCAAGCCCGGCGAGCTCGAGCACCTGTACCCGGAACCCGTCAGTCGCGAGGACTCCTGACCCCGCCTACCGACGAAAACCCAGCGATCTGTGGACAAATCCTCGAGATCCACAGAGTTGCACCTCTCGTAGCTCACAGGGCAGGCGTCGTACCGTCGGCACATGCCGCAGTTCGAGGTCACGCTCCACGACCAGACGATCGAGGTCATCGAGGGCGCCGACGCGTACCAGCAGGAAGGGCCCATGACCACGTTCTTCCGCTGCGGCAACGGGCGTGACGTCATCGACTCGTGGAGCACCCGCGTGGCCAGCTTCCGCACGGCGGACCTTCGAGTGATCCGGCGGCGGGAGCGGGCCGCGCGCCCCGCGAAGGTCGCCTGACGCCTCAGTCGATCGTGAGCTGGCTGATCGCGTCGAGCGGGACGTACACGGTGGCCGCGATCGCCTCGCCGTCGACGCGCACGACCACCACGTCCTGACCGACCGACCACAGCGTCCCCCGCACCACCTCCTCGCTCCCGGCCAGCACCAGAACCGCACGCTCCCGGTCGCCGGCGAGACCGATGACCACCTCGGTGAGGGTCATCCGGCTGCGGACCGACCGGTCGCCGATCGACACCGGCTCCCCGGGCTGGGTCCCCACCGCCACCACGGCCCGCATGGCGACCAGCACCTCGCCACCACGACCGTCGACGTCGCCCACCGGCGCCAGCGCCACGAAGTCGGCGCCGATGAGCCGCACCCGCCCCCGGCGAGGCCGTGCCGATCGCAGCTGCAGCGTCACCACCGTGCCCCGCTCGGCGAGGTCGGCCAGGATGCCGAGCAACGTCGCCTCCTCCCGCGCCTGCTGCTCCAACCAGCGCTCCCGGGCCCGCCGACGTGCCGCCTCGTCGATGCGGGCGTCCGCCGCCCAGCGCTCCAACCGCCGCGCCAACCCCTCCCCCAGCAGGCCCGACAGACCCTCCAGGTGCTCGGCATCGGGCAGTCCGCCGAGCGGATCGTACGGGTCGTTCACACCCGGAACTCTCCCAGACCACGCCGCATCGGAACAGAAGGGTACGGAGCGCGCTGAAAACGGACGTGAGAGCGAGCGCGGGCCTGCGGCCACCCTCTAGGCTTGCGCCGCGGTGACAAGCACGCAGATCAAGATCTCCGTTCCCGGCAACCATCTCATGGCCGATCTCCTCGGCCACCGAGACGAGCTTCTGCGGGTGGTCGAGTCCGCCTTCGAGGGTGTGGAGATCCACGTCAGAGGCAACGAGATCGCGATCGCGGGCGAAGAGGCGCCGCGCGTCGGCCACCTCTTCGAGGAGCTGGTCCTGCTGTTGGAACAAGGCCATCGACTGGAGCCGGCCAGCGTGACACGAACGATCGAGATGGTCCGCTCCGACGAACGACCCTCCGAAGTCCTGACCTCCGAGGTGCTGCGGGCCTCCCGAGGGCGCAGCGTCCGGCCCAAGTCGAGCGGCCAGAAGCGCTACGTCGACGCCATGGGCGGCAACGTCATCACCTTCGGCGTGGGCCCCGCAGGCACGGGCAAGTCGTGGCTGGCGGTGGCCATGGCGGTGCAGGCGCTGCAGGCCAAGTCGGTCGACCGGATCATCCTCACCCGTCCCGCGGTCGAGGCCGGCGAGCGCCTCGGCTTCCTACCCGGCGACCTGGCGGCGAAGATCGACCCCTACCTCCGCCCGCTCTACGACGCCCTGTTCGACATGGTCGAGCCCGAGGGCGCGCAGCGGCTGCTGGAGCGCGGCATGGTCGAGGTGGCGCCGCTGGCGTTCATGCGCGGCCGCACGATCAACCGCAGCTTCATCATCCTCGACGAGGCCCAGAACACCACGCCCGAGCAGATGAAGATGTTCCTCACGCGCATCGGCTTCGGATCACGGGCGGTCGTCACCGCCGACATGACCCAGGTCGACCTCCCGGTCGGCCGCAGCGGCATGACCGGCCTCGACAAGGTGCTCGCCGGCATCGACGGCCTCGCGTTCGTCCACCTGACGTCGAAGGACGTGGTCCGGCACCGGATCGTCCAGGACATCGTCGACGCCTACGAGCGGGCCGACACCACGGCGCCCAAGGCCGACAAGTGACCGGCCCTCTCTCCGACCGCGGTCGTCCCGGTGACGACGGGGAGGGCCCGCCGTTCTCCCGACGCCCCCGGCGCCGGGGGCCCGAGGAGGGCGAGGTCCAGGTGTTCGGCGCCGACGAGCAGGACCAGAGCCCGGTCGAGGTCGACCGCTGGGTGCTCCTGGCCCACGAGGTGCTGATCGCCGAGGGGGTCGAGGGCGACGCCGAGCTGTCGCTGCTGTTCGTCGACGAGCTGGCGATGTCGGAGCTCAACGAGCGGTTCATGGAGAAGACAGGGCCGACCGACGTCCTGGCCTTCCCGATCGACGAGACCGGTCCGATCGGTCGCTGGCCCGATGCCGGCAGCACCGGCCCTGACCGCACCGATCCTGACGGCGATGATGCCCCCCTGCTGCTGGGCGACGTCGTCCTGTGCCCCGCGGTCGCGGCCCGCCAGGCGCCGGAGCACTCCACCACGGCCGACGACGAGATGGCCCTGCTGGTGGTGCACGGCGTGCTGCACGTGCTCGGCTACGACCACGCGGAGGACGACGAGGCGGCGCGCATGAAGGCTCGCGAGCGCGAGCTTCTCGACCAGTTCCACCGCAACCAGTGAGCCGTTCGTGCGGAGGCCGGCACTACCCCACCCGACCCTGCTCGTAGTTCTCGGCGGCTCCGTCGCGGGGGCGGCGGCGATCGTCGGCCTGGCGGGCGTGGCCTACGGGAGACCCGGGGAGTTCGTCGCGGCCCTGCTCTGCGTGGCCGGCGGATTCGTCGCCGCGAGCGTGGCGAACGTCCGCCTCGGCGGCACGGCGGCACGGCCCCCGGGTTCTGGCACCGGCACCGGCGAGGCACGCATCGATGTCGAGGAGCGGGCGCTGGTCGACTCCATCATCGACTTCGGCGACACCGTCGCGCGCGAGGTGATGGTGCCCCGCCCCGACATGGTCACGGTCGAGGCCGACTTCCGCGCCGCCGACGTGGTCGAGGTCATGCTGCTCAACGGCTACAGCCGCCTGCCAGCCTGCGGCAGCACCATCGACGACGTCGTCGGCCTCGTCTACGCCAAGGACCTCATGCGGGCGGAGCGCGACGGCCTCCAGGACCGCCCGGTGTCCGAGATGCTGCGCCCGGCGACGTTCGTCCCCGAGACCAAGCGGCTGCCGGAGCTGCTGCGGGAGATGCAGCAGAACCAGTTCCACATGGCGATCGTCGTCGACGAGTACGGCGGCACCGCCGGCCTGGTGACCCTCGAGGACATCATCGAGGAGCTGGTGGGCGAGATCGTGGACGAGTACGACGTCGAGGACCCGATGATCGAGCCGCTGCCCGGCGGCGGCGCCCTGGTGCGGGGTCGCACGCCGCTGGCCGAGGTCAACGACCTGCTCGACGCGCATCTACCGGAGGGCGACTGGGACACGGTCGGCGGGCTGGTCTACAGCCGGTTGAGCCACGTGCCCGTCGAGGGCGAGACGGTCGAGGTGGCGGGCTGGCAGCTCACCGCCCAGCGCATCCAGGGGCGCCGCATCGGGCGCGTGCGCATGTCCCGGCTCGACCGCAGCGGTGGCGACGAGGGCGTCGTCGGCGGCGCGGAGGCCCTGCCGATCGGCCTGCTGGTCTTCGTGGTCGGTGCGCTGATCGTGGCCAACGCGTGGAGCGTGATCGACGCCAAGCTGGCGGTGAACGCGGCGGCGCGGGAGGCGGCCCGGGCCTACGTCGAGGCCCCGGTCACCGACGCCGGAGGTGGTTCGCTGGCCGCGGACGAGGCGACGGCTGCGGGGCTCGCGGCGATCGCCGCGCACGGGCGCGACGCCGCTCGCGCCGACATCGGGCTGGTCGGGCTGGAGCACCCTTCGTCCGACGGCTACGTGCGCTGTGCCCGGGTGACGTTCAGTGCCTCCTACCAGGTGCCGGCGCTGTCCGTCCCCTGGATCGGCGGCTTCGGCGACGGGTTCGACGTGTCGGCGCAGCACAGCGAGCTGGTCGATCCGTTCCGCGACGGCGTCCCGGGTGAGGCGTCGTGCTGAGGCGGGGTCTCCGAGTCCGCCGAGACCGGGATCGCTCGGATCGGGGCAGCGTGCTGATCCTCGTGCCGGCCTGCCTGCTGATCCTGCTGGTGCTGGCGTCGATCGCCGTCGACATGTCGCTGGTCCACCTGCGGCAGCGCCAGGCCCTCGACGTGGCGGCGTCGGCCGCCAACGACGCCGTGACCGCGGGCGCCGACCCGGTGGCACTGCGGTCGGGGGTGTTCCACGTCGAGCCGGCGGCGGCCCGGCGAGTGGTGGCCCGCACGGTCGCGGCCAGCCAGCTGGCACCGCACCTGGCCGGTCCTCCCCGGGTCGAGGTCGACG encodes:
- a CDS encoding hemolysin family protein, with protein sequence MRRPALPHPTLLVVLGGSVAGAAAIVGLAGVAYGRPGEFVAALLCVAGGFVAASVANVRLGGTAARPPGSGTGTGEARIDVEERALVDSIIDFGDTVAREVMVPRPDMVTVEADFRAADVVEVMLLNGYSRLPACGSTIDDVVGLVYAKDLMRAERDGLQDRPVSEMLRPATFVPETKRLPELLREMQQNQFHMAIVVDEYGGTAGLVTLEDIIEELVGEIVDEYDVEDPMIEPLPGGGALVRGRTPLAEVNDLLDAHLPEGDWDTVGGLVYSRLSHVPVEGETVEVAGWQLTAQRIQGRRIGRVRMSRLDRSGGDEGVVGGAEALPIGLLVFVVGALIVANAWSVIDAKLAVNAAAREAARAYVEAPVTDAGGGSLAADEATAAGLAAIAAHGRDAARADIGLVGLEHPSSDGYVRCARVTFSASYQVPALSVPWIGGFGDGFDVSAQHSELVDPFRDGVPGEASC
- a CDS encoding ATPase, T2SS/T4P/T4SS family; protein product: MSAGTDDRLVETPLPLAEIERAVQEQAKQISLEVSAPDGERRLRQLIDDEVSRWADEHRRGHRAFALPDPAAVAERAFRNLARYGPLTSLLEDDDVWEVMVNAPASIFVRRHRGNSGYHDEVFHDDAHVARVLTKLLDDSDSAHRKLDPAEGLQDAQLDDGARVHIVHGDVARGGHVLVNIRKFTGIPYKDIGELVERGMLSDGVAAFVRACVRARCSIVFAGPPGAGKTTLLSCVTALLDPALRVVVAEEVFEADVPLPNVAQMQTRPSRGNRPAVDLRRLVAGFLRMAPDVAIVGEVRDREALPLLLTLSSGVTGYTTIHAASARQALTRLRFVCQLSDTSTALPLAALNSLVSESVDLVVHCVRSASGPIVSEVVAVEDQAGGPEATQFTVTDVFRRSGADRPLVWSGDVPIRVGRRLAAAGYDVRQLLGDATGGDPW
- a CDS encoding helix-turn-helix domain-containing protein, with amino-acid sequence MNTDEVGTVSSASVSGGDDDITSEVSVGSDETEWLSTQEAARRLGITPRTLYRFIDHGDLPAYRFGRVIRLRAHEVEAFIESSRIKPGELEHLYPEPVSREDS
- a CDS encoding PhoH family protein → MTSTQIKISVPGNHLMADLLGHRDELLRVVESAFEGVEIHVRGNEIAIAGEEAPRVGHLFEELVLLLEQGHRLEPASVTRTIEMVRSDERPSEVLTSEVLRASRGRSVRPKSSGQKRYVDAMGGNVITFGVGPAGTGKSWLAVAMAVQALQAKSVDRIILTRPAVEAGERLGFLPGDLAAKIDPYLRPLYDALFDMVEPEGAQRLLERGMVEVAPLAFMRGRTINRSFIILDEAQNTTPEQMKMFLTRIGFGSRAVVTADMTQVDLPVGRSGMTGLDKVLAGIDGLAFVHLTSKDVVRHRIVQDIVDAYERADTTAPKADK
- the ybeY gene encoding rRNA maturation RNase YbeY; translation: MTGPLSDRGRPGDDGEGPPFSRRPRRRGPEEGEVQVFGADEQDQSPVEVDRWVLLAHEVLIAEGVEGDAELSLLFVDELAMSELNERFMEKTGPTDVLAFPIDETGPIGRWPDAGSTGPDRTDPDGDDAPLLLGDVVLCPAVAARQAPEHSTTADDEMALLVVHGVLHVLGYDHAEDDEAARMKARERELLDQFHRNQ
- a CDS encoding SAF domain-containing protein, whose protein sequence is MVRTEGVLGRGRFLDDDDAGLRARLRTTSRAVLPSSRALVGALLLAISGVATFAAWQGATGDAGEPYVVAGRALRPGETVTASDVRLVALDLPAAVAGQAFPDVDAVVGRSTFGPVGEGELLQTAQLGEVGESTSPVEVAFSLPRDRLLDGRLRPGDRVDVFASDDEATTQIVSRAQVVALDEGAGGSFTTDAEIVVTLGLADAADRSPLIHAVRRAEVTFTRSPSASAREEGD